In the Candidatus Saccharibacteria bacterium oral taxon 488 genome, one interval contains:
- the tilS gene encoding tRNA lysidine(34) synthetase TilS, whose amino-acid sequence MCHNILMKRLIAVSGGVDSVVLLDSVLRHGQDEVAVAHFDHGIRAESAADAQFVAGLARRYDVPYITRREELGAAASEDVARQRRYQFLFDAAARWGGRVMTAHHQDDVIETIALNLRRGTRWRGLAAMGDQRIERPLLEWTKQDIYDYALRHRLEWVEDATNQSNAYLRNQLRRQLHMKLTDQQRVALGRLWRQQWRLRREIDKETLRLSSRLGSRYFWAHIPIEPARELLHREVQRLTGVSLLSAQLDRLLIAIKIGRAGTVWQPAANVRVKLSVKSVTIKRVTR is encoded by the coding sequence ATGTGTCATAATATCCTCATGAAGCGACTGATTGCGGTATCGGGTGGGGTGGACAGCGTGGTACTCCTCGACAGCGTATTACGGCATGGGCAAGACGAGGTGGCGGTGGCTCACTTTGATCATGGCATTCGGGCAGAATCGGCGGCCGATGCGCAGTTCGTGGCAGGGCTAGCACGCCGGTACGATGTACCGTATATTACGAGGCGTGAAGAATTGGGCGCGGCAGCCAGCGAAGATGTGGCGCGTCAGCGGCGGTATCAATTTCTCTTTGACGCGGCGGCACGTTGGGGTGGGCGCGTGATGACAGCTCATCACCAGGATGACGTGATTGAGACGATAGCACTCAATCTGCGGCGTGGTACGCGCTGGCGGGGCTTGGCGGCTATGGGTGATCAGCGGATTGAGCGGCCGCTATTGGAATGGACGAAGCAAGACATATATGATTATGCACTGCGCCATCGGCTGGAGTGGGTAGAGGACGCGACGAATCAGTCAAATGCTTATCTGCGTAATCAGCTGCGTCGGCAGCTTCATATGAAATTGACTGATCAGCAGCGGGTGGCGCTTGGTCGGTTATGGCGTCAGCAATGGCGGCTACGCCGAGAGATTGATAAAGAGACATTGCGGTTGTCGTCACGTCTTGGCAGTCGTTATTTTTGGGCGCATATCCCAATTGAGCCGGCGCGCGAGCTACTCCACCGAGAAGTGCAGCGACTGACTGGCGTGTCGCTACTCTCAGCACAGCTGGATCGACTGCTGATTGCTATCAAAATTGGCCGAGCAGGAACGGTGTGGCAGCCAGCCGCTAATGTGCGGGTGAAATTGTCCGTAAAAAGTGTTACAATAAAACGAGTGACTCGCTAG
- a CDS encoding FAD-binding protein yields MQHLFINTIRRSCRGHMAQKPTFDYDVIVIGSGAGGSPAATVLAGAGKKVAIIERGTFGGESPNWGDIPTGALLYTADVYHEAKTAAKFGLRTSTVGYNYPSLLAWKDTAIKRTGTGGNRSYYEKQGISVFTGSAHFLSPNEITVSRRHLSARKFLIASGSTWRDDHIPGLDEVAHHTPQTILSLKRPPKTLFVVGSGTTAMELAYLFSTFGSKVYVAETAGRILPEFDQEVGELIAADAKAQRGMNILTQTKLVAVQKDGIAKRVTYARGGQQHSVRVDEILIADDRLPTTDIGLENAGVAYTEHGIQVSEAMQTSARHIFAAGSVVDLQAQTHTILSHSRTAAHNLLHRNFIALDDRPRLTIAFTDPQIARTGLDEDDCLRRDLKVSIALAPLTLTARSNITDRRSGFVKLISDKKGVLLGATIVAPGASDLMTGLSLAIRHGLTAKQLMSTPNCFVAWSEAVRIAAGKLAA; encoded by the coding sequence ATGCAGCATTTGTTTATCAACACCATAAGACGATCATGTAGGGGGCACATGGCACAAAAACCAACTTTTGACTATGATGTAATTGTTATCGGCAGCGGGGCCGGCGGTTCACCAGCCGCAACTGTCTTGGCGGGCGCTGGCAAGAAAGTCGCCATCATTGAGCGCGGTACCTTTGGCGGCGAATCCCCAAACTGGGGCGACATTCCGACGGGCGCCCTACTCTACACTGCCGACGTCTACCACGAGGCCAAAACAGCGGCCAAGTTCGGCCTGCGCACCAGCACGGTCGGCTATAATTATCCTTCGCTACTCGCCTGGAAAGACACCGCCATCAAGCGCACCGGCACCGGCGGCAACCGCAGTTACTACGAAAAACAAGGCATCAGCGTCTTTACCGGCAGCGCCCACTTTCTCAGTCCTAACGAGATTACCGTTAGCCGCCGCCACTTATCAGCGCGCAAATTCCTGATCGCCAGCGGCTCAACCTGGCGCGATGATCACATCCCGGGTCTCGACGAAGTGGCTCATCACACGCCGCAAACCATCCTCTCGCTCAAACGCCCGCCCAAAACGCTGTTCGTTGTCGGCTCTGGCACAACGGCGATGGAGCTCGCATATTTGTTCTCGACCTTTGGCAGCAAGGTGTATGTCGCCGAAACCGCCGGGCGCATCTTGCCCGAGTTTGATCAAGAAGTTGGCGAGCTGATCGCCGCTGACGCCAAGGCACAGCGCGGCATGAACATCCTCACCCAGACAAAGCTGGTCGCCGTCCAGAAAGACGGCATCGCAAAGCGCGTCACCTACGCTCGTGGTGGCCAGCAGCATTCAGTGCGCGTTGATGAAATCCTCATCGCCGACGACCGCCTACCGACGACCGACATTGGCCTAGAAAATGCGGGCGTAGCATATACTGAACATGGCATTCAAGTCAGCGAAGCGATGCAGACTTCGGCGCGGCACATCTTTGCGGCTGGCAGCGTCGTTGACCTTCAGGCACAGACACACACCATTCTCAGCCACAGCCGCACCGCTGCACACAACTTACTACACCGTAATTTCATCGCGCTTGACGATAGGCCGCGTTTGACGATCGCCTTCACCGACCCGCAGATTGCTCGGACGGGACTGGACGAGGACGACTGTCTGCGCCGCGATTTGAAAGTAAGCATTGCCCTTGCGCCACTGACCTTGACCGCTCGCAGCAACATCACCGACCGACGCAGTGGGTTTGTCAAATTGATCAGCGACAAAAAAGGCGTCCTGCTCGGCGCCACCATCGTCGCACCAGGCGCCAGCGACTTGATGACCGGCCTCAGCCTCGCCATCCGCCACGGCCTGACCGCCAAACAACTGATGAGCACGCCAAACTGTTTCGTTGCCTGGTCAGAGGCGGTGCGTATTGCGGCGGGGAAATTGGCAGCGTGA
- a CDS encoding divalent-cation tolerance protein CutA produces MVRSKYSMTMVSVGEESEAKNIAKALVEQKLAACVQLLPIQSTYIWQGNFECDAEILMLIKSRKDDFVAIERVVRSLHSYDVAEIISFDITAGSQLYLDWIDETCR; encoded by the coding sequence ATGGTAAGGAGTAAATACTCCATGACTATGGTATCAGTAGGAGAAGAGAGCGAAGCGAAGAACATCGCCAAAGCTCTCGTCGAGCAAAAACTGGCCGCGTGTGTGCAGCTGCTGCCGATTCAGTCAACCTACATTTGGCAAGGAAATTTTGAATGCGATGCAGAGATCTTGATGCTTATCAAGTCGCGCAAAGATGACTTTGTGGCAATTGAAAGAGTAGTCAGGTCGCTCCATAGCTATGACGTAGCAGAGATAATCTCATTTGATATTACTGCTGGATCACAGCTATACCTTGACTGGATCGATGAGACATGTAGATGA